CCGCCACGCCTGCAGCGGGCAGCTTTTGCACCATGTCAAACACCTTGCCCACCAGGGAGGGGGCCAGCGCCGCCGTGGGCTCGTCCAGCACCATGATGCGGGGTGACGGCATCAGCGCGCGGGCAAAGGCCAGCTGCTGGCGCTCGCCGCCCGAGAGGTTGCTGGCAGGCTGCGGCAGCCGCTCCACCAGTGCCGGAAAGTCCGCCAGCACCTCGTCCATGCGGCGTTTGATGTGTGCCACGCCACGCACCACCAGCAGGTTCTCGCGCACCGTGAGCGACGGAAACACATTCGCCACCTGCGGCACATAGGCCAGCCCGGCGTCAAACCGGTCTTCGGCAGACAGCGCCGTGATGTCGCGCCCGCCCAGGTGGATGGTGCCCGCCACACGCGGCAGCAGGCCCAGCAGGGCTTTCACCAGCGTGGATTTACCCGCGCCGTTGGTGCCCGCAATGGTCACGATCTCGCCCGGCGCCACGGCCAGGTCAATGCCGTGGATGATGTCCACCTCGGAATACCCGCCGCGCAACTGCGCAATCTGCAGCAAGTTGTCTGCGCCGCTCATACCACTCCTCCCATGTAGGCTTCTTGCACGCGCGGGTCGTCCAGCACCGTGTGCGGGTCGCCCTCGGC
This Acidovorax sp. 106 DNA region includes the following protein-coding sequences:
- a CDS encoding ABC transporter ATP-binding protein, producing the protein MSGADNLLQIAQLRGGYSEVDIIHGIDLAVAPGEIVTIAGTNGAGKSTLVKALLGLLPRVAGTIHLGGRDITALSAEDRFDAGLAYVPQVANVFPSLTVRENLLVVRGVAHIKRRMDEVLADFPALVERLPQPASNLSGGERQQLAFARALMPSPRIMVLDEPTAALAPSLVGKVFDMVQKLPAAGVAVLMVEQRARQALQISQQGYILDQGRCVLQGPAYGLLADERMAQLYLGNH